DNA sequence from the Colletotrichum destructivum chromosome 9, complete sequence genome:
CCGGATTAGGAAGCGGGCTGGAGCTTTGCATGCAGTGCTGCTCCACAACGTCCGTGGCTTGACGGGGGACAGGCCGGGGCAGTGTCCAATCATGGGCCGGGACATGCTGACCGTCTGTCCACGTTTGGCACGTTGTATTCCCAGCTGAAGCGATACCGCCATACTGGTCACCTGCATTAGGGTCCCGTGTCGATTGCCCGTTGTGACTTAGCAGAAGGCAGACTGCGGGATTTGGGACGAAATTCTCCTCGCGGCACTCAATTGCTGTGAAGGAGACTGGTCCGGAGGTATTTCTGGGCTGACTTATCCAGCTCTGACTCGGAACGCCATCTATCTTTCCCCCTGCTAtccacctccaccgcccACGTCTCGGCCTCTGGAGGAGTTCTGCAGCCCTCTAACGGAGGAAAGGGGGAACCTTGCTCCTGCGCAAGGGTAAGAAGAATATCCTTGAGAGATCTAAACGGCCTCAGTGGCTCAGGCTTGACCTTGGGGCAAGCTTGGTTCGTGTCCCTCCGTATTTCTTTGCTTTTCCTCTCAGCCTCGATTCACTCTAATCATACTGGTCGCCCTATGAAGCCGTTTCACGAGGCCACGATAGCCTCCCTCCTAAACGTCGACGCCCGTTTCCCCGATATCGTTTTGAGGTCGCGACTGGCTTCCATTTCCCCCCGTGTCTTCCGTGTCTCATGTCCCTGTCGTCGAGTTGCTTGTTATCCGAGACATGGGCATCTCAGATTCTACCCGCTGGCCTCAGTTAAGCCACACAGCCTCTCTTTCATCGTCGTGCCTACTCAAATCAGTTCTCAGCCAAGCCACAAACGGCTCTGCGGCCGCTCTCAAGTCGGCAACCAATGGGTTGGTCGTTGTGAAGTCTTCCGAATGTCTTGATCTATAACGGTTGGTAGGCTGGCTAGTAGTACAATCGTGTGCGGGGATCTGGGTTCGCGAGACAACCAGTTTTGACTCTCATCTGCAATACAATGCGGAAGTCATGCGTGATCTGGCCTGTCAACGAATCAATGTCGCCTTGGACTCATCGTCGGACGCACCAGCCAACTCCAGCTTCCACCAGCCGGAATGTGTCTCTTCCACCTCAGTCCTTCTCCGCAATCGCCTGTAACCGCTCGTCGATCTCGTCTTCGGTCAGGATCCGGAAGCCGGGGTCCgttccctcctcgccatccgcGCGGGGGCCTCCAACAATGCCAATCTCgatctcgcccttcttgaagTCCATGCTCAGGACGGTGCTGAGAGTTGTGATGGCAAGCTCGACAACCTCCGTCCAGTCGCCCGGGGCGTGATCCTTGTTGcgcagcttcttctcgaggtgGTTGAGAGCCTCCTGCTGCTTGGGGCCTGCTGAGGTGCCCTTGTAGCCGATGTAGTATCCAGCGGGGTCGCACTTGAACAGCTGAGGTCCGAACTCGGAATCCAATGAGATTAGGGTCGTGGCCACTCCGTAGGGGCGCATGTAGGCCTAGACCGCTTGAGTAAGTCATTGtctcgacgacatcaccTCGAATCATGTCCTGCTTACCCTTTGTGTGTAGACCTGGCTGATGTTGGCCAGTCTCTTGGCCAAAGCATCAGCAGGCATCTCGTAGCCGTACTTGTACCGGAACTCGGCCGCTTCACCCTGAGCACGCTGGGAGAAGGCACGCGCATCGGCGATGGAGCCCGTAATGACGCAGCCAACGGACGGAGAGAGCTGGAAGAGgtgggagacggaggcgggGTCGATGAGTTTGTCCTTGCGATTGGGTCAGTGCCTCTTCCGTCATGCAACTTCGTTGACATTCTCAACATACAGGAACCTTCTTCTGAGACAGGACAACGGCACAGTCCTTGCCTCTGACGCCTATCGACATGATGTTGGCGGCTGTGATTGCCTTGAAGGCATATTCTAGTCGGAAGCGTATATCGTCAGCTCGGTCGGTGACAAGCCATGCCGTTGCCGGCCCCGCATAATGGCATCACCACAGGGAGGGGCAATCGATTCGCGCGGGGGGCGGGAGAAGGGTCTACATACCGACTTGGTACAATCTTCCCTGCTCCGAGAAGATGGTGATGTGTCGGTCGTAAGCTGAGCCACCTGATGGGAGAAAGTCATGTTAGCTAGGATGGACGGGCGTTCGCCAGGGTTGAGGCCAGCTCAGGAACGACGCACCCGACATCTTGGCGGTATGGTTGTGTTTGCGTTGGTCGGATTACGTCGAAAAAAAATCGTATTCGGTCGTCACGAACTGAGAGAAGGGGTTGATGGGTGGACGTGGAAGTGGTCGCCGGTTCTGAGGTCGGGGTTGAGCTCTGAGGGAGCTCTTTGGATATCGACGCGTTTGCAGGAGCTTGCCTGGAGCAGGCGAGACGACACAACGGGAAGCTCCAGCGGCCCAGCTGGAAGGCTGAGTGGGTGCCTTGCACTGGTGTGCTCTCTCTAAGGCAGCAACCCGAAGACGTATAGCTTACATAAGGCGACGTGCAATCTCTAAGCTCATGCGGCACTTTCCAGTACGTATCGCACTTGACAGGGACGTAGCGGTAGCGGGGCACCCCTGTCAGTGGGAACGACAACGCATTTTGCTGCCAAAAATTTGGCAGGGCGGCATTCAGAgccagaaaaaaaaaagtagAGGGGACTATTCCCGATACTATCTATTTTTCCAGTATCGAGCACCACTCACTACGCCCAATAGGACTACTGTATATGAGGCCACTGCATTCCAATCTATCTAATAGGCTGATCACACGTGGAAAACATCGAAGCGGCCCAATTCTGCATTTTCCGCCCGCCTCGACCGGCCAAACGCGCAGACAGCAAATTCCTGTTCAAAGAAACAGCAGCGGcccgaggagcagcagcagcagcagcagcagcaagcatCCCTCCCTTCGTTCCCTTCCAAGGGAATTCGAGAAGATAAGCCGAGAGACagcaaagaaaagaaagagagggtgTGCCCGCTGCCCGTCATGTCCTCCGCCCAAAAAGTCCCGGCCTGGAAACGATTGGGCCTCAAGCTCAAGCAGCCCGCATCCGGCGCAGAGATTGGCGGCCCTGCTCCCACCGAGGGATCGAAGCCCAACGGACAGCAACACCACGACCGGCACGCCAGCGGCcccgtcgccaacgccgccaacgcctccccggccgccgccgccgccgccaaaaGGAAACGTCTCGAACAACAACAGAACACCCCTGCGTACGGCTCCTCCCCCTTCAAAAGGACCCGCACCGACAACGACTCGTCAAGCTATGCAACCCCGACCCTGAGGAAGCAGAAGTCCGTCACCTTTGCCGAAGACGTCAAGAaccccaccgccgcctccgccgccgaatcgaacaggaagaagagcaagggcTCCAAGccggccaagacggcgacCCAGCAGCCCACCGCCGACATCAAGCCCTCCCTTGAGTACCTCCGTACCTGGAAGTCGTCCCGCGACACGTGGAAGTTCAACAAGAACCACCAGACCATTCTCATGAAGCGCGTCTTCCACACCGACTCCATCCCCTCGAGCGACATCGCCACCTTCTACGAGTACATCCAAGACCTTAAGGGCTTCACGAGGACCCGGCtgaaggagacggcggcggaggtcaagaaggaggacgccgagaagggcaaggccgCCTTCCCCGACGGCACGCCGGACATGGACTCGAAGCAGTCCGAGTATGAGGAGGTTCTGGCCGGCCTGATGCAGctcggctccggctccggctccggctccaaAAGGAAGcgcttcgacgaggccgccttCGTGACACAGTCCACCGACGTCGCCATCACCCAGCGGGTCGTCAAGCGCATGCGGGCCGAGACGATACTCGCGGAGCTGTCCGATAGTGAGGACAGCGATGCCATGGCCATTGACACGGaggagccggcggccgccgtccaggAAGAGTCCGTTGACAAGAGGGCCAAGCTCAACGACGGCACGAAGCAGAGCAccgcccgtcgccgcaaGAGGCGCACCAACGTCGACTCGAGCTCCGAATCCTCCGACTCAGAGTCGGACTCGGATtccgacagcgacagcgactCAGACGACTCGGACAACGCGAGCGAGGTCCAGCGCCAGGCTGCCcagcgcgaggccgagacgtcgagcagctcatcgtcgtcttcggagGCCGAAGACAGCAGCAGTGAGGATgacagcgaggacgaggaagaggaggagaccaccaagaagaagggttcGAAGAAGTAGTGAAAAAAAGGCTCGTTGGGGTGAAGGCAACCACCACCTGCAAAGATTCGAACTGTATCAAGCCATGCATCAATCATACCTGTACCAAACAAaaccatcaccgtcaccgctCAGTGCCGTTGCCACGATACGATGCCAGGATTTAAAAGGGAgattttcttcttgttgttttttttgttcGTTTGTGTTGGAAGGAAGTGGGGGGAAGGGGCAAGACTGAATCTGAATTCTATCGATGGATACCCACGAGTCTACACATTTAGGAAGCATACAACCTGGTGAACCCGGCCTCGGGCGGCTGCAGCCAGTTCCTCTCGTCGTACGCCGTGCCTTCCGCCTCGATGACGTGAAACGTGTAGATGATGCGCCCCTTGCTGCTCAGGTTCTTCTCGCTCTTGTGCAGCAGGTTGCCGTGGATCAGCACcaggtcgccggccttgacctcACCGGGGACGTACTCCCCGCCCTTGCCGTCCTGCTCAccctccgcgccgccgtaCTCCTCGCCGGGCGGGAACCGCGGGCCGTcgttggccaccatctcggtgccggcgccgcccccggccTTGCGCACGAGGCGGTGCGTCACTGGCGCCCAGCGGTGCGAGCCCGGCAGGAAGCTCAGGCAGCCGTTCTCGAGCgtggcgtcctcgagggcgtaccagaagccgacggcggacggcgggTTCGTGTACAGGAAGGTCGAGTCCTGGTGCCGGGGCACTGCGCCGCCGATCTCGGGCTGCTTGCAGATGACCATGCTCTGCAGGCACCGCGGGTCGCGGAAGCCCAGGCTGCGGGCCACGGCGGACGGCTTGCCCTTGACGGGTCCGGCGCCGACCTTGCTCGGGTTCGGgtccgagatggcggcgaagggcggcgagaggCCGTGCAGGTAGTGGCCGATCTTGTTGATGGCGCGGGCTTTCGGCTTGATGAGgttgccggcgtcgtcgaaggCGTCTTCCTCGAAAAAGAAGCGGACCTTGTCGCCTGAGGAGAGGAAGtagtcgtcgccgacgtggtCGGCCTTATCGCCGGTGGAGAAGCGCGTCATGGGGTGGTCCGCGAGGGAGAAGTTGTCCAGCAGCGAGTGGGTCTCGGAGAGCAGGCCCGCGACGGTCTCCGGGGACAGGGCGCCGGGGATGATGAGGTAGCCGTCGCGGTGGAAGCGGGCGAGCTGCTCCGGGGTCAGACCCTCTTCCGGTGAGGGGACGGTCATGATGATGAGCCGGGGAGGGGTCCGATGTGAAGGTGATCCAAGTTGCTCGCCGAAAAGGAAGTTCAGTTTGAATTATGCGGCGGAATTTCGCAAAGTCAATGAGTCGCGGGTGCAGCAACAGCAGGCCTAGCAAGGTGATGGCCTCATGTGAGTCTTGGAGTGGCGCGCGCCGTTATAAACTTTGGCGGGTGAAAATGGATATCAGAATGCGGGGGGGATCCCGGCCCCGCACCAGCCCGCAAGCGCTTATCTCCGTCGTATATTTTGTCCCGCTGTCGTCACTTCCATACCTGTCTCCAGTATGGTGGCTACCTACTTGGCCAGGCACCTTGCAATGTCTCCTTGATTCTCCGGCTGAGAGGTTTATTCAAAGGTCTTGTATTCGTGTATGTATGCGTGCGTACTTAAATTATCCCGGGCGCATATACAGCTGCAACCACTCATCCCTATATCTTGCCCGAAGAAGGCGAATGTAAGAAACAAAAACTCCTGATCCATGTCAAGAAATGCATCGCCCCGAAAATAGCAAGTATGAGACGCCAGTTTTCCTATGCGCGTACGATAGACGAGGCTTGTCTCGAATATTTGTTACTGTCGACTGGCATGTCGCTTACGGCAAGGGGTCGTTGAGGAACTCGTAACCCTCCTCTGGCGGGAGCACAAAGGCAGAAATGCCCAAGCCAACGGCGCAAAGAACGGAGACGGATGCGCTGATGGTGCAGAGCACCCAGGAGGTGTCCAAACCCCAGCCGGGAACTTGGAACTGCTCATCGTTGTCATAGAGATATGCCTGCGACGCGTCTCTTTTTAGCTTTGGGTTCCGGCCAGACGCATGTCAGTGGCCAACTTACCACGATGCCCATCAACGTAaactcgacggcgccgacgaagaccagaaggccgccgaggatctTCCAGCCGGTCTCGCGCTTGTATTTGCCGCCCGCCATGATGACGAGAAAGGTAACAATGGACGCGAGGTGCAGGATGGttgagaaggaggccaggaAGCCTACGGAACGCCACATGGAGCAGAAGTACCGCTCGCCGTTCTTACTGCACAGCTCCTCGGTCGGGAATTCCTGGCATGGCGGGTCGTATAGATTCGAACATGCGCGGTGCAAGCCGATGTGTTTTGAGAACTCGTTGCCGTCGGTGGCCGTGACGGAGTAGGTGACCCAATGGGGCAGCGTGATGGATGCGATTatcatcgccgtcgctggCAGAGGAGACGATTGTCAGCGTCGCGAGCTCTGTAACGTGACCGAGGCCCTCCTCTGGTTCTCCAGGGGCATCATCAAATTGTATCGCATCGTATTGCTTCAACACTCGCGCACCTGGCGTCTGGGTTCTGACTTCAGAACCGGCCAAGAATGACGATGCTGTGTGGGTCCCTCtacctcttctcctccttcttccccaaaGCCAAAGCAAAGGCCAAACTTACCGGCAACGAAAgccacgagggcggcgcTGTAGACGGAGACCTGTGTCATCTTGACGGTTTGAACGACGATGCTGCAGGGCACGGTAGTCAAGGTTGGTAAAGCAGttctttcctttctcttctcttcctcctttctGCCCTGGGGGGGGAAAAAGAGAGATGGATGGTGGCTGGACAGGATTGAAGATAGGCAAATGTGCCTTGGAACGAGACAACTGGATGGGAAACACCTTCACAGCAGGCCCCCCGGGGGGGTGGTCAACCATTGATTGGCGGTGGGCAGACCGGTTGCAGTTATGACGCTACTTTCCCTGAATCGGGAAGCCACCGTTGGCAGCTATTACGCATGCGTGGCGGAGGGGAAAGTGACATGCGTTGCAGCACAAGATGCATAAGTGGTTCATGTATCCCCTCCGGAGCCAGTGTTCGTATGGTTGAGAGTATCAGTACTCTGTACtttaggtaggtaggtacagaGACTGAGCATCGAAAACAGTTACCAGTCACAATAAGTATGTGCGCCAGCTACAGGCGTCTGTACAGCGACGTAGATGGCGTCCCGGGGTGAGCGGCCTGCCGcaccatctcatctcatccatCAGGGCCGTCACCTACATCTCACGGATCACCAACTGCCCACTTccaccactgctgctgcaacCGCCAGATCCTGTCCAAGATTGCGACACCTCCATCATGTTACATGTTAGTGTGGAATCGATGTTGTTAGCGACTTCCGACCCTACTCTCAGCCTAGCAACTTGCTAGGCTGCGAGGAACAGAACACCCAATTCTCACCGCTCTGTTTTGCACGCGTACCGCATAGCGAGAGCAGCGATCTgccggtcgtcgtcgccatttTATCATTGCTCTCACACCGACAGCCAGCAATTGAAAACGAACATCTCGGCAttatcatcatcgccaagtATTCCTCCCGTGCACCAGCCAGCGCAATGAAGACATGAGTCACCGGCTGAGGCGGGGAACTGGAATTAGGGAGTTCGTTCAGGACAGATATTGCAATCACGGATATGTGGTCGTCTTATATGGCTGCCTACACTAAACCAAATCTTCAGTTCCTTCTGCCGTGCTAACCGCTAATGCACAGCCAGCTGGGCCGCACGCGCCTAACAACTCGTCGTGGGGGTAATGGAACACTAAAATCGTTATCGCTAATGAGTATCATCAGTCCATCTCGCATCTCAGAAACAAACGCGTTGCCCTCAACCCCCGAATACGTGTGTGATCCATCCTGCTAAATCACGTTTCTCGTGGCCAACGGCTCTGTCTGGCCCCGCCTTACCTATCCTATTCACAATTTAGTTAGCTCGAGCCCTGCCTCAAAACTTGCTCGCCTTGCCCCGACTGTGACCACAACAGGGAGGACTCGGAGGAGGCAGCCCTGCCGCTAACAAATCCTTGGCGGCCTGCTTCTAACCGTTACGGGCACCAAGCATAGAGTCGACGCCAAATCGCCGATCTTCGTAACCGTCAGACCCGAGAACTCAAAATCGGGTGCTTACCGCCTTTATCGACACCAATCAACCGCCTTGATGGGGAATTCGACAAAAggtccatcgccgccattgACGTCGAACCCTTCTCGGGTTTTGGTATATGTTTGCGGGTAGCTCGAGCTGCCGGGCCGTTGTCCCAGCCTCCATGTGCTGGTAAGCCGCGTCGGCCGCCGACCTCACCGAGATGAGAGTGCCTGGTATGGGCCACATGCTATTACCGTGTCGTTGGCCTGGGTCAGGGTCAGGGTCGGGATCCGGAGGCGTCCGTGCCGTGGGGAAGCGCGTGCAGTGAGGCTCGGAGCCGCCATGATGGCCACATCAAGGTGAATGCTGGACGAGACCGAACGGCTTCGAGAGCAATGAAGAGATGGGTGAATGAGACGAATTAGGCACAGAGCTCGTCGTTCATACTCTGTCTCGCCATCATCAGGTCGGCCACAGCGGCCATTCGAACCATTCCAGCTTTCGTACCCGTAGCTTCGGCCGTCCACGATTGCTTCATCTGTCCAACGCGACGGTGAAAGAGTCGCGATGCGCGATCATGGTGCTACATGTTGGTTGGTTATTGCCCTCAGGAACATCAGTGAGCCTCGTTCGCCCGGCCTCACCCAACTGCCTACACAGCAAGGTAGCACTCGGATTCGGAACACCGTGTCGAGCATGGGCGATTTAATTGGCCGGGGCGCACTTTATGACAATCACCCAGCTGCGAATGGGGAGCCAAAGCTGGATAACGGTCGAGGGCACCAGGCGTCGATCGCCGCCCAATGTTTGAAAGAGTGCCCGCACGACTCAGGAGCAACGTCGCCGCTTCACATCATGCATGGAAGCGAGAACCTCTGGCGGTTCCCAGATGTCGCAATTCCAGAGATTGTCTGGAAAGCGGATCGTACATAATTTGCAAGCGGAGGCCGGGCCTTTTGCGGTCTGTTAAAGACTGGCGCGACCAGGGTCCCAGGGTCCTCGACGATCTGTGTACCCTTGAAGAGGACGACCGAAATCTCCGTTGAAACCCGATGCATCGCCCGCGATCTCGACAAGCGaccgaagacgccgaggaaTTCTAGAATGCTTCACGACGTTTCCAGCTGTCTAGGCCGGTTGAAGCGGGACAGCCGGAAGTCCCCATTGGACCTCTTCCTATTGAGCTCAATCTACGGCATATGAGGATACCAGAGTGATGGGATGGTCGATTCTGACATCTACCAATTGCACGCATCATCGCCGCGCTAGCCCGCATCGATATCCCAAAATCCATGCGGACCACGCCCGGGAGACATCGAGGGATCATAGACTCGCGGAAACCCCACCAAAATAAACAGGCTCGGGTTGCTTGTGATGCCGACCGCCTATCTAGATCCCTTGCGGACAAGGCTTTCTTTATCGCCCGTATCTTTGTTCGGTCTCGCCAATTTCACCCCCCTGACTCGATGACCCGGACCCAGTGGCAGCGCGCCATCGACGAAGACAAACACGGTCAACACCAAGCGCAAAGGCTTGTATTGGTGCCTGTCCGTCCCGCGGCCCGGGTACTGTCTGATTACCAACCTTGCTGCGGCCTTGTGGGAGTCAAAATCACGAATCACCACTCACCACACACCGTTCGATCACGCCAGAGACGGGGCATGCAGAGCCATCCATCGCATCCCCCTCCAACGCGCGACATGCCGCACCAGGAGACAGCCGGATCGGGGCGAGCTACCCACTACGCCTGAAGCTAGTTACAGGGTTGCCCCGACTTGATGGGACTGTAATCAAGGTGAGTTTTGGGAAGgtctctctatctctctctctctctgtgtgtgtgtgtgtgtgtgtgtgtacctAGTCTCTtcgctccagctccagcgcAGCGCAGGGTCCTCGGTCCCTCGACAATAGACTTACGTATTCCatcctttttcttccttccttctttaACTCGACCGCGCGCTTCGGACAAAAAAAAGGATCCTATTGTCTCCGAGTTGCGACTCTTCAACGTCATGGAGTTTTTCTACGGCCCTGTTCTTGACTCCCGCTACCCCCCGCAACTCAACTCCAGGTGAAGCCGACCCCAGCTTACCTACCCACCTATCTACATACCTATTTGTTCACCAACTCCAGAGCCCAGAGTTGCCATTCTTTGACCGGCAACCCCGAGGCGACAATTCTGGAAGCACATAGGAACCACTTGTTTGGCTCCATTGATTGAATCGATAACGATAACGAAGTTGACCGTTTCTTCCATTGACGACGATACCCCCACGCAAGCGAAGAGTTGCTTGAAAACTATTCTTTCCTATACGAGAACAACACCCATCACATCAACATGGGTGACCAGCGTCACATGGAGCACCGACCGGTGCAGACCAGCGCAGTCTACGTGCTCGGCGCAACTCACGGCGACTCAAtgccgcctccttctcctccttcaccaccGGTATCCCcgcccgaggaggagttTTTTGAAGAACTGGAGGAATTGTCCTTGGGATCGCCCGACGACATCCCCGAGAGTGACGAGAACTGCACCAAAGTCCAGGACCGCCTGCACGCCGCCACACATGTCCTCAAGACGGAGGCCGCGGCGTTGCGGGCTGTCGCCAATCTGTACGAGACAGACCCGGTGGCCCGGGACGGCTTCAACAGGACGGTCGCGGCAGTTACACGGCACAAGGGCGAAAAGGGCAAGCTCATCATTACGGGCGTGGGCAAGTCCGGCCACATCGCCAACAAGCTGGTGGCGACCTTTAACAGTTTATCCATCACATCCGTGTTCCTCAACCCTATTGACGCCCTCCACGGCGACCTGGGCATTATTCAAAAACACGACATTCTCATGTTCATCACATTTTCAGGCAAGACCTCGGAACTCTTCAGCTTATTACCACACCTCGAAAAACCCGCATCCTTGGTCATCCTCACGGGGCACACGAGACCGGACACCTGCGAGCTCATCAAGCTCCGGCCGGACACGATCCTCCTGCCAGCGCCGGTCCACGAGAGCGAGACGGCGTCGTTCGGCgtgtcggcgccgacgacgtccacGACGGTTGCCCTGGCCGTGGGCGACGCGCTCGCCATCGCTGCGGCGCAGGAGCTGCACCCGAGCGTCGCGCAGGTCTTCTCGCGGAACCACCCGGGCGGCGCGATCGGCGCGGCCTTCC
Encoded proteins:
- a CDS encoding Putative SIS domain-containing protein, giving the protein MGDQRHMEHRPVQTSAVYVLGATHGDSMPPPSPPSPPVSPPEEEFFEELEELSLGSPDDIPESDENCTKVQDRLHAATHVLKTEAAALRAVANLYETDPVARDGFNRTVAAVTRHKGEKGKLIITGVGKSGHIANKLVATFNSLSITSVFLNPIDALHGDLGIIQKHDILMFITFSGKTSELFSLLPHLEKPASLVILTGHTRPDTCELIKLRPDTILLPAPVHESETASFGVSAPTTSTTVALAVGDALAIAAAQELHPSVAQVFSRNHPGGAIGAAFRKPQTVIDLAIPWADIVDSDNLCADSSVGADLFRAAYDSASGWVRVGGDVASPSRIRKLATADFARRLGDIPGLMVPRAEMLSISSGTSIRRAVDFVRSMQGAADDGEYVCSSDSILAILDNGEMVGVLEVGKLLERRD
- a CDS encoding Putative proteasome alpha-subunit domain, proteasome, subunit alpha/beta, nucleophile aminohydrolase, with protein sequence MSGGSAYDRHITIFSEQGRLYQVEYAFKAITAANIMSIGVRGKDCAVVLSQKKVPDKLIDPASVSHLFQLSPSVGCVITGSIADARAFSQRAQGEAAEFRYKYGYEMPADALAKRLANISQVYTQRAYMRPYGVATTLISLDSEFGPQLFKCDPAGYYIGYKGTSAGPKQQEALNHLEKKLRNKDHAPGDWTEVVELAITTLSTVLSMDFKKGEIEIGIVGGPRADGEEGTDPGFRILTEDEIDERLQAIAEKD
- a CDS encoding Putative WKF domain-containing protein, encoding MSSAQKVPAWKRLGLKLKQPASGAEIGGPAPTEGSKPNGQQHHDRHASGPVANAANASPAAAAAAKRKRLEQQQNTPAYGSSPFKRTRTDNDSSSYATPTLRKQKSVTFAEDVKNPTAASAAESNRKKSKGSKPAKTATQQPTADIKPSLEYLRTWKSSRDTWKFNKNHQTILMKRVFHTDSIPSSDIATFYEYIQDLKGFTRTRLKETAAEVKKEDAEKGKAAFPDGTPDMDSKQSEYEEVLAGLMQLGSGSGSGSKRKRFDEAAFVTQSTDVAITQRVVKRMRAETILAELSDSEDSDAMAIDTEEPAAAVQEESVDKRAKLNDGTKQSTARRRKRRTNVDSSSESSDSESDSDSDSDSDSDDSDNASEVQRQAAQREAETSSSSSSSSEAEDSSSEDDSEDEEEEETTKKKGSKK
- a CDS encoding Putative phytanoyl-CoA dioxygenase, coding for MTVPSPEEGLTPEQLARFHRDGYLIIPGALSPETVAGLLSETHSLLDNFSLADHPMTRFSTGDKADHVGDDYFLSSGDKVRFFFEEDAFDDAGNLIKPKARAINKIGHYLHGLSPPFAAISDPNPSKVGAGPVKGKPSAVARSLGFRDPRCLQSMVICKQPEIGGAVPRHQDSTFLYTNPPSAVGFWYALEDATLENGCLSFLPGSHRWAPVTHRLVRKAGGGAGTEMVANDGPRFPPGEEYGGAEGEQDGKGGEYVPGEVKAGDLVLIHGNLLHKSEKNLSSKGRIIYTFHVIEAEGTAYDERNWLQPPEAGFTRLYAS